The following proteins are co-located in the Myxococcus fulvus genome:
- a CDS encoding cupredoxin domain-containing protein has translation MRHGFMVVVAAGMVAACSKKESPAPAPVAAARSHVEEAPHAHAAPHGGLVESTPRGHLELVTTRAGGYRVYLLDASLAPRPVDGASGSVKVAKGGYPDVTLTPAGDHLAGQGPEHGDDHLAMVVTVVKDGKPEVARFAAHLEANGHGNGLVGTLRVAPCPATPPEGLSAADCAKQGGVYSLVRDGGATTLVLAAPGQDAKGLLSTRVGQRVHVKGTEAEGRVVAEAVALEHDHTPFHGGVVAMSGDTHLEVLSLRSGEVRVWVTDAFRQPLPLAGRKGVVEVAGASAPLVPEAGGAYLRGALPPSDVEREVTVRLPMPEDAEYFIGFLLTPTDAPKSAAKPEASGGDAVQEVTITVQGGYQPSEVTLKQGVPARLRFVRKDSGGCGDELLIPDFGIQRPLPGLTETVVSFVPDKVGTFEFTCGMQMMKGQLVVK, from the coding sequence ATGAGACACGGATTCATGGTGGTGGTGGCGGCGGGGATGGTGGCCGCATGCAGCAAGAAGGAGTCACCGGCGCCCGCGCCCGTCGCCGCCGCGCGCTCCCACGTCGAGGAAGCGCCGCATGCGCATGCCGCGCCCCACGGTGGGCTGGTGGAGTCCACGCCCCGGGGGCACCTGGAGTTGGTGACGACGCGGGCCGGTGGTTATCGCGTGTACCTGCTCGATGCGTCGCTCGCGCCGCGTCCGGTGGACGGGGCCTCGGGCTCGGTGAAGGTCGCCAAGGGCGGCTATCCGGACGTCACGCTGACGCCCGCGGGAGACCATCTCGCGGGACAGGGACCCGAGCACGGCGATGACCACCTGGCCATGGTGGTGACGGTGGTGAAGGACGGGAAGCCGGAGGTCGCTCGCTTCGCCGCGCACCTGGAGGCGAATGGACACGGCAACGGGCTCGTGGGGACGCTGCGCGTGGCGCCGTGTCCCGCGACGCCTCCCGAGGGCCTGAGCGCCGCGGACTGCGCGAAGCAGGGCGGCGTGTACTCGCTGGTCCGCGACGGTGGCGCCACCACGCTGGTGCTCGCGGCTCCGGGGCAGGACGCGAAGGGCCTGCTGAGCACGCGCGTGGGACAGCGCGTGCACGTGAAGGGTACGGAGGCCGAGGGGCGCGTGGTGGCCGAGGCGGTGGCCTTGGAGCACGACCACACGCCCTTCCACGGTGGCGTCGTGGCGATGAGCGGCGACACGCATCTGGAGGTGCTGTCCCTGCGCTCCGGCGAGGTGCGGGTCTGGGTGACGGATGCCTTCCGGCAGCCGCTGCCGCTCGCGGGACGCAAGGGTGTGGTGGAGGTGGCGGGCGCATCCGCGCCGCTGGTGCCCGAGGCGGGTGGCGCGTACCTGCGCGGCGCGCTGCCTCCCTCGGACGTGGAGCGGGAGGTGACGGTGCGCCTGCCGATGCCCGAGGACGCGGAGTACTTCATCGGCTTCCTGCTGACGCCCACGGACGCTCCGAAGTCCGCCGCGAAGCCCGAGGCGTCGGGCGGCGACGCGGTGCAGGAGGTGACCATCACGGTGCAGGGCGGCTATCAACCGAGCGAGGTGACGCTCAAGCAGGGCGTGCCCGCGCGGCTGCGCTTCGTGCGCAAGGACTCGGGCGGCTGCGGCGACGAGCTGCTCATCCCCGACTTCGGCATCCAGCGCCCGCTGCCCGGCCTGACGGAGACCGTGGTGTCCTTCGTGCCAGACAAGGTCGGCACATTCGAGTTCACCTGTGGCATGCAGATGATGAAGGGCCAGTTGGTGGTGAAGTGA
- a CDS encoding RNA polymerase sigma factor yields the protein MREEGDAVTRALVENHRQFLAFVERRVGNRATAEEILQSAFVKSLESQRVLDDDGGAVTWFYRLLRNALVDHYRHQQVEGRALAREALGAEEPSEDPELRQAVCACVGELLPTLKPEYAQMVREVDLEERSVPDVAREAGITPNNAGVRLHRARQALKKQLERSCGTCASHGCLDCSCKARP from the coding sequence ATGCGCGAGGAGGGCGACGCGGTGACGCGGGCGCTGGTGGAGAACCATCGCCAGTTCCTCGCCTTCGTGGAGCGGCGCGTGGGCAACCGCGCGACAGCGGAGGAGATTCTCCAGTCCGCCTTCGTGAAGTCACTGGAGAGCCAGCGTGTCCTCGACGACGACGGGGGCGCGGTGACGTGGTTCTACCGGCTGCTGCGCAACGCGCTGGTGGACCACTACCGCCATCAGCAGGTGGAGGGCCGTGCGCTGGCGCGCGAGGCGCTCGGAGCCGAGGAGCCCTCCGAGGACCCCGAGCTCAGGCAGGCCGTCTGCGCGTGCGTGGGCGAGCTGTTGCCCACCCTCAAGCCCGAGTACGCACAGATGGTCCGCGAGGTGGACCTGGAGGAGCGCTCCGTGCCGGACGTGGCCCGCGAGGCGGGAATCACCCCCAACAACGCGGGCGTACGCCTGCACCGCGCGCGGCAGGCCCTCAAGAAGCAACTGGAGCGCAGCTGCGGCACCTGCGCGTCCCACGGCTGCCTGGACTGT